Proteins from a genomic interval of Quercus robur chromosome 9, dhQueRobu3.1, whole genome shotgun sequence:
- the LOC126698099 gene encoding rust resistance kinase Lr10-like isoform X2, which produces MYSVPSVPDDIWDSSLELTWSEPAKCGRCERKGKKCRFQNNSTCTDLKTECFDPYKDKDKDKGKSRKIVTTGSILGSFLLVLVVYVLYRVYHYDKAEKENQARIEKFLEDYKAFKPTRYSYNDVKRITNQFTEKLGQGAYGTVFKGKFSNEIHVAVKILNSSKGNGEEFINEVGTMGRIHHVNVVRLVGFCADGFRRALVYEFLPNDSLEKFISSVDSKRFLGWERLQDIALGIAKGIEYLHQGCDQRILHFDIKPHNILLDQNFNPKISDFGLAKLCAKDQSAVSMTTARGTMGYIAPEVFSRNFGSVSYKSDVYSFGILLLEMVGGRKNVDVTVENTSQIYFPEWIYNLLEQKEDLRVYVEDSGDAKIAKKLAIVGLWCIQWHPMDRPSMKVVVQMLEGEGDKLAMPPNPFASTNPTRINVSMPARRLNQELEVILESE; this is translated from the exons ATGTATAGCGTTCCATCAGTTCCAGATGATATATGGGATTCTTCTCTTGAATTGACATGGTCCGAACCGGCCAAGTGCGGACGCTGTGAAAGGAAAGGCAAGAAATGTAGATTCCAGAATAATAGCACGTGCACTGATTTGAAAACTGAGTGCTTTGACCCCtacaaagacaaagacaaagacaaag gtaaatcaagaaaaatagtgACCACTG GTTCCATCTTGGGTTCATTTCTTTTGGTACTAGTTGTTTATGTACTCTACCGTGTCTATCACTATGACaaagcagaaaaagaaaatcaagctaGGATTGAAAAGTTTTTGGAGGATTACAAAGCTTTCAAGCCCACAAGGTACTCATATAATGATGTTAAAAGAATTACAAATCAATTTACTGAGAAGTTAGGGCAAGGAGCCTATGGAACAGTGTTCAAAGGAAAGTTTTCGAATGAAATTCATGTAGCCGTGAAGATCCTGAACAGTTCCAAGGGCAATGGAGAAGAATTCATAAATGAAGTGGGAACAATGGGTAGAATCCACCATGTTAATGTGGTTCGCTTGGTTGGCTTTTGTGCTGATGGATTTAGAAGAGCTCTAGTTTATGAGTTCTTACCAAATGATTCACTAGAGAAGTTCATTTCCTCAGTAGATTCTAAACGTTTCCTTGGTTGGGAAAGGCTACAAGACATTGCTCTCGGCATAGCAAAAGGAATTGAATATCTTCACCAAGGATGTGATCAACGAATCCTCCATTTTGATATTAAACCTCATAATATTTTGCTAGACCAaaatttcaatccaaaaatttcTGATTTTGGTTTGGCGAAGTTGTGTGCAAAGGATCAAAGCGCAGTGTCCATGACCACGGCTAGGGGGACCATGGGTTACATTGCACCCGAAGTGTTCTCTAGGAACTTTGGGAGCGTGTCTTACAAAtcagatgtttatagttttggaaTATTGTTGCTTGAAATGGTTGGAGGTAGGAAAAATGTTGATGTAACTGTGGAGAACACTAGCCAAATATATTTCCCAGAATGGATATACAATTTGTTAGAGCAAAAAGAAGACCTACGAGTCTATGTTGAGGATAGTGGAGATGCTAAAATTGCAAAGAAACTTGCAATTGTGGGACTCTGGTGCATCCAGTGGCACCCAATGGATCGTCCTTCTATGAAAGTTGTGGTCCAAATGTTGGAGGGAGAAGGAGATAAGTTAGCCATGCCCCCTAATCCATTTGCGTCTACAAACCCCACAAGAATTAATGTAAGTATGCCTGCAAGACGTCTAAACCAGGAGTTAGAAGTCATCCTAGAATCAGAGTAG
- the LOC126698099 gene encoding rust resistance kinase Lr10-like isoform X1: MDISHRMVIPSLLFVLFIVDLGEGHYSSPELRCGRHGPPIRFPFRLKDRQPNQHCGYPGFDLYCNDKNDTVLELPTSLKVFVKQIDYKSQLIQVTDSDNCFPRKIPGLHLSSPPFQFKNSLSNYSLFNCTPYTDADYPIPCFSSSRHRVYAIPSDKDINDLPILSCTKMYSVPSVPDDIWDSSLELTWSEPAKCGRCERKGKKCRFQNNSTCTDLKTECFDPYKDKDKDKGKSRKIVTTGSILGSFLLVLVVYVLYRVYHYDKAEKENQARIEKFLEDYKAFKPTRYSYNDVKRITNQFTEKLGQGAYGTVFKGKFSNEIHVAVKILNSSKGNGEEFINEVGTMGRIHHVNVVRLVGFCADGFRRALVYEFLPNDSLEKFISSVDSKRFLGWERLQDIALGIAKGIEYLHQGCDQRILHFDIKPHNILLDQNFNPKISDFGLAKLCAKDQSAVSMTTARGTMGYIAPEVFSRNFGSVSYKSDVYSFGILLLEMVGGRKNVDVTVENTSQIYFPEWIYNLLEQKEDLRVYVEDSGDAKIAKKLAIVGLWCIQWHPMDRPSMKVVVQMLEGEGDKLAMPPNPFASTNPTRINVSMPARRLNQELEVILESE, translated from the exons ATGGATATTTCTCATAGAATGGTTATTCCGTCCTTACTGTTTGTGCTTTTCATCGTAGACCTTGGAGAAGGCCACTATAGTAGTCCCGAATTACGGTGTGGACGCCATGGCCCACCCATCCGATTTCCTTTCCGACTCAAAGACAGGCAGCCAAACCAGCACTGTGGCTATCCTGGCTTTGATCTCTACTGCAATGATAAAAATGATACGGTGCTTGAGCTGCCTACTTCACTAAAAGTCTTTGTCAAACAAATTGATTACAAATCTCAGTTAATTCAAGTAACTGACTCCGATAATTGCTTTCCACGGAAAATTCCGGGACTCCATTTATCTTCCCCTCCTTTCCAATTCAAAAATTCTCTTTCTAACTATTCCCTTTTCAATTGTACGCCATATACAGATGCTGATTATCCGATCCCTTGTTTTAGTAGCAGTCGCCACCGAGTTTATGCTATTCCTTCGGATAAAGACATCAACGATTTGCCCATATTATCATGTACAAAGATGTATAGCGTTCCATCAGTTCCAGATGATATATGGGATTCTTCTCTTGAATTGACATGGTCCGAACCGGCCAAGTGCGGACGCTGTGAAAGGAAAGGCAAGAAATGTAGATTCCAGAATAATAGCACGTGCACTGATTTGAAAACTGAGTGCTTTGACCCCtacaaagacaaagacaaagacaaag gtaaatcaagaaaaatagtgACCACTG GTTCCATCTTGGGTTCATTTCTTTTGGTACTAGTTGTTTATGTACTCTACCGTGTCTATCACTATGACaaagcagaaaaagaaaatcaagctaGGATTGAAAAGTTTTTGGAGGATTACAAAGCTTTCAAGCCCACAAGGTACTCATATAATGATGTTAAAAGAATTACAAATCAATTTACTGAGAAGTTAGGGCAAGGAGCCTATGGAACAGTGTTCAAAGGAAAGTTTTCGAATGAAATTCATGTAGCCGTGAAGATCCTGAACAGTTCCAAGGGCAATGGAGAAGAATTCATAAATGAAGTGGGAACAATGGGTAGAATCCACCATGTTAATGTGGTTCGCTTGGTTGGCTTTTGTGCTGATGGATTTAGAAGAGCTCTAGTTTATGAGTTCTTACCAAATGATTCACTAGAGAAGTTCATTTCCTCAGTAGATTCTAAACGTTTCCTTGGTTGGGAAAGGCTACAAGACATTGCTCTCGGCATAGCAAAAGGAATTGAATATCTTCACCAAGGATGTGATCAACGAATCCTCCATTTTGATATTAAACCTCATAATATTTTGCTAGACCAaaatttcaatccaaaaatttcTGATTTTGGTTTGGCGAAGTTGTGTGCAAAGGATCAAAGCGCAGTGTCCATGACCACGGCTAGGGGGACCATGGGTTACATTGCACCCGAAGTGTTCTCTAGGAACTTTGGGAGCGTGTCTTACAAAtcagatgtttatagttttggaaTATTGTTGCTTGAAATGGTTGGAGGTAGGAAAAATGTTGATGTAACTGTGGAGAACACTAGCCAAATATATTTCCCAGAATGGATATACAATTTGTTAGAGCAAAAAGAAGACCTACGAGTCTATGTTGAGGATAGTGGAGATGCTAAAATTGCAAAGAAACTTGCAATTGTGGGACTCTGGTGCATCCAGTGGCACCCAATGGATCGTCCTTCTATGAAAGTTGTGGTCCAAATGTTGGAGGGAGAAGGAGATAAGTTAGCCATGCCCCCTAATCCATTTGCGTCTACAAACCCCACAAGAATTAATGTAAGTATGCCTGCAAGACGTCTAAACCAGGAGTTAGAAGTCATCCTAGAATCAGAGTAG